One genomic region from Cydia amplana chromosome Z, ilCydAmpl1.1, whole genome shotgun sequence encodes:
- the LOC134661846 gene encoding uncharacterized protein LOC134661846 — protein sequence MESPPSFSTHSEVPPLSEDSGLLITSGSFSSDSASGWHHVTSELQESDFDEKSLSLCESAETSERMCGDFFNTVKKGPGKVLLTTIDPPPEFQDNPVPLNIVEVATLFVPPTVVYNNDSVKSKSSVLEIPMTTRHLSPLYAKKLKPESLYERRQCLNHRFASPRLLHLSPCRGTRPSSRNSLTSRLSSSHNSLVTQFQDDSSFITQAISHDTLSANTSDITDMYNVPFDSDIYAVPVDMVRPGQSNMRKGKKPPRTNKKRGKTASQNLTTNHVQTDRNHKPKETANRHKDSKNKRHSLPSSSCRKNVSDSEADSLHLTLREMRKYLHTLYSSSSDSECRNTLNKKNNITNVEIHVRPSKDAKTNKDNEICSALETNNNHKKPHKNSFGMNIKNKKHKEVPKDDTADKSVKTPRQSQKKMSPVRILSLNLKQSFCNLFRWRRAGGLERERGEEVVVEPPAAVRRALPPLPSAPHSSRREGDDAVMDFATSIQRVKDYGWYWGPISVEAAEKILSNEPDGSFIVRDSSDDHYIFTLTFKLNGMRHVRIEHDQGNFCFGGCTMFKAQTIVEFIENAVETSRSGRYLFFLNLRPVLGPVRVQLLYPVSRFKRVQSLQHMCRFVILKYVRRDLISSLPLPRRLLDYLNATHYYSELLAEI from the exons TTACAAGAAAGTGACTTTGATGAGAAATCTCTGTCACTATGCGAGTCGGCGGAAACATCGGAGCGAATGTGTGGCGATTTTTTTAACACTGTCAAAAAAGGCCCTGGAAAAGTCTTACTAACGACTATTGATCCACCTCCTGAATTTCAG GATAACCCAGTGCCTCTTAATATAGTGGAAGTCGCAACTTTATTTGTACCTCCAACAGTTGTGTACAATAATGACTCTGTAAAATCAAAATCATCGGTTCTTGAAATTCCTATGACAACGAGACATTTGTCTCCATTATACGCGAAGAAATTGAAACCGGAATCTTTGTACGAGCGGCGGCAGTGCCTGAACCACCGGTTCGCGAGTCCGCGGCTGCTGCACCTGAGCCCGTGCCGCGGCACGCGCCCCTCCTCGCGGAACTCGCTCACCTCCCGCCTCTCCAGCAGCCACAACTCCCTCGTCACCCAGTTCCAGGACGACTCCAGCTTCATCACCCAAGCCATCTCGCACGACACGCTCTCCGCCAACACCTCCGACATCACTGACATGTACAATGTGCCCTTCGACAGCGACATATACGCTGTCCCCGTCGACATGGTCCGCCCCGGTCAAAGCAACATGAGAAAAGGCAAAAAACCACCCAGGACCAACAAGAAACGCGGGAAAACCGCATCTCAAAATTTGACAACGAATCACGTGCAGACCGACAGAAATCACAAGCCAAAGGAAACGGCGAACCGACACAAAGATTCCAAAAATAAAAGGCACAGCTTGCCAAGTTCGTCTTGTAGGAAGAACGTATCTGACTCAGAGGCGGACTCGCTCCACCTGACGTTGCGCGAAATGCGTAAATATTTGCACACTCTGTACTCTAGCTCGAGCGACTCCGAGTGCCGTAACACGTTGAACAAGAAGAATAACATAACGAACGTGGAGATACACGTGCGGCCATCGAAAGACGCCAAGACGAATAAGGACAACGAGATATGCAGTGCGTTAGAAACGAATAACAATCATAAAAAGCCTCATAAAAACTCTTTTGGTATGAATATTAAGAACAAGAAGCATAAAGAGGTTCCTAAGGACGATACGGCCGATAAGAGTGTTAAGACGCCGCGTCAGAGTCAAAAGAAGATGTCGCCGGTGCGGATTTTGTCGTTGAACTTGAAGCAGAGTTTTTGTAATCTGTTTCGGTGGCGGCGGGCGGGGGGGTTGGAGCGGGAGCGGGGGGAGGAGGTGGTGGTCGAGCCGCCGGCGGCGGTGCGGCGCGCGCTGCCGCCGCTGCCGTCCGCGCCGCACTCCTCACGCCGAGAGGGAGACGACGCCGTCATGGACTTCGCTACCTCCATACAGAGGGTCAAAGAC TATGGCTGGTATTGGGGTCCTATATCGGTTGAGGCGGCCGAGAAGATCCTCTCGAACGAACCGGACGGCTCGTTCATAGTGCGCGACAGTAGCGACGACCATTACATATTCACATTAACTTTTAAGCTAAATGGAATGAGACATGTAAGGATTGAACATGATCAGG GTAATTTCTGTTTCGGCGGATGCACGATGTTCAAAGCGCAGACAATAGTGGAGTTCATAGAGAATGCGGTGGAGACGTCGCGCAGCGGACGCTACCTGTTCTTCCTTAACCTGCGGCCGGTGCTCGGACCCGTGCGCGTGCAGCTGCTCTACCCCGTCTCGCGGTTCAAGCGCGTGCAGAGCCTGCAGCACATGTGCAG GTTTGTGATATTAAAATACGTAAGACGGGACCTGATAAGCAGCCTTCCGCTGCCGAGACGTCTCCTGGACTACCTGAACGCCACGCACTACTACTCAGAACTCCTTGCCGAAATATAG